From Saccharothrix espanaensis DSM 44229, the proteins below share one genomic window:
- a CDS encoding DUF2075 domain-containing protein, which yields MALIRGSADDLLAEARAGRLHTRLQEQAGHVIGTRAGVGEVNSWQRSLPILLQHVADAGLGETEVLLEHQLPHSKQRIDAVLCGVHPRTAEHCFVFVELKQWSAAELHIDAVLNVSGLPGRHLHPVEQVRGYCQYVVDHTPGLVERPRAVRGLAYLHNARRADVASLLDHRVDDYGQMFTMEDGAKLVSHLRSILDPAAGRVAALAAGDEFLNFEHRPTKPLLTLAAQEIQDREQFVLLDEQKVAYELVLNAVERSRAAQTRTVVVVEGGPGSGKSVIALSLLGELARRGLAVHHATGSKAFTQTMRKYAARGNPRVKGLFKYFNSYVGSNPRDLDVVLCDEAHRIRENGVDRFTKKERRERAGRQIDELINIANVPVFLLDENQIVRPGEMGSLAEITAAADALGCKVEVVQLHDQMRCGGSVWYDTWVARLLGLGGSAGPPIPWSKLAGPLDQGITLASASSPASLEAWVLDRQAEHGGVARLTAGYCWNWSDPVGDGAERRLVDDVRIGSWERPWNAKSEGRRAVPGVPESDYWATDPRGFGQVGCVYTAQGFEFDWSGVVFGPDLVRRDGMWSPRRSESKDPLVKRADDLRFAALIKNTYKVLLTRGMRGIAVHSTDRETQEFLEEMTS from the coding sequence TTGGCTCTGATCCGCGGCAGCGCTGATGATCTGCTGGCCGAGGCCCGCGCCGGCCGCCTGCACACCCGGCTCCAGGAACAAGCGGGACACGTCATCGGCACCCGCGCCGGCGTCGGCGAGGTCAACTCCTGGCAGCGAAGCCTGCCCATCCTCCTCCAGCACGTGGCGGACGCCGGTCTCGGTGAGACCGAAGTCCTGCTGGAACACCAGCTACCGCACAGCAAGCAGCGCATCGACGCCGTCCTCTGCGGTGTGCACCCCCGCACGGCCGAGCACTGCTTCGTGTTCGTGGAACTCAAGCAGTGGTCCGCGGCGGAGTTGCACATCGACGCGGTGCTGAACGTGTCCGGCCTGCCCGGCAGGCACCTGCACCCGGTCGAACAGGTGCGGGGCTACTGCCAGTACGTCGTCGACCACACTCCGGGTCTCGTCGAGCGCCCGCGTGCCGTGCGCGGCCTCGCGTACCTCCACAACGCACGTCGGGCGGATGTCGCGTCGCTCCTCGACCACCGGGTCGACGACTACGGGCAGATGTTCACGATGGAGGACGGCGCGAAGCTCGTCAGCCACCTGCGCTCGATCCTCGACCCGGCCGCCGGGCGGGTGGCGGCCCTCGCCGCCGGCGACGAGTTCCTGAACTTCGAGCACCGCCCGACCAAGCCCCTGCTGACGCTGGCCGCGCAGGAGATCCAGGACCGCGAGCAGTTCGTCCTCCTTGACGAGCAGAAGGTCGCGTACGAACTGGTCCTGAACGCGGTGGAGCGGTCGCGCGCGGCGCAGACGAGGACCGTCGTGGTGGTGGAGGGCGGTCCTGGTTCGGGCAAGAGCGTCATCGCGCTGAGCCTGCTCGGTGAGCTCGCCCGCCGCGGCCTGGCGGTCCACCACGCCACGGGCTCCAAGGCGTTCACCCAGACCATGCGCAAGTACGCGGCACGCGGGAACCCGCGGGTCAAGGGGCTGTTCAAGTACTTCAACTCCTACGTGGGCAGCAATCCGCGGGACCTGGACGTCGTGCTCTGCGACGAGGCGCACCGCATCCGGGAGAACGGCGTCGACCGGTTCACCAAGAAGGAACGGCGGGAACGGGCCGGACGGCAGATCGACGAGCTGATCAACATCGCGAACGTGCCCGTCTTCCTGCTCGACGAGAACCAGATCGTGCGGCCGGGCGAGATGGGGTCGCTGGCGGAGATCACCGCGGCGGCGGACGCGCTCGGCTGCAAGGTCGAGGTCGTGCAGCTGCACGACCAGATGCGCTGCGGTGGTTCCGTCTGGTACGACACGTGGGTCGCGCGGCTGCTCGGGCTCGGTGGAAGTGCCGGGCCGCCGATCCCGTGGAGCAAGCTCGCCGGCCCGCTCGACCAGGGCATCACCCTGGCCAGTGCCAGTTCCCCGGCGTCGCTGGAAGCCTGGGTGCTCGATCGGCAGGCCGAGCACGGCGGCGTCGCCCGCCTCACCGCCGGGTACTGCTGGAATTGGAGCGACCCGGTCGGCGACGGAGCCGAGCGCCGGCTCGTCGACGACGTCCGCATCGGTTCGTGGGAACGGCCCTGGAACGCGAAGTCCGAGGGCAGGCGGGCCGTGCCGGGTGTTCCCGAATCTGACTACTGGGCCACCGACCCGCGCGGCTTCGGGCAGGTCGGCTGCGTCTACACCGCCCAGGGCTTCGAGTTCGACTGGTCCGGGGTCGTCTTCGGCCCGGACCTGGTGCGGCGCGACGGGATGTGGAGCCCCCGCCGGTCGGAGTCCAAGGACCCGCTGGTCAAACGCGCGGACGACCTGCGCTTCGCGGCGCTGATCAAGAACACCTATAAGGTGCTGCTCACCCGTGGCATGCGCGGGATCGCGGTCCACTCCACGGACCGCGAGACCCAGGAGTTCCTCGAGGAGATGACGAGCTAG
- a CDS encoding DUF2075 domain-containing protein: MVQGSARDLLRDYTEGKLIRALAAHVGVRNQPDEVHGQFGAWQRSVPVLLELLGDCGLADLQVILEYQLPYSPKRVDAVLCGVHPDTGSPSYVLVELKQWTNAEVVGHGLVRYNGQKGQPVLHPAEQVRQYCRHLLGFVPMLARTPSCVKGLAYLHNAHRSADWPLDRYDHDDYSQLYTADQLGDLATDLTSLLAVADDAAERLTRARRTPAHSLLTAAAGSVSARTDFVLLDQQQVAFKAVQGAVAEAVGNHRAWKKVILVRGGPGTGKSAIALNLYSAMAGSRIKVIHATGSKALTETLRQAVFGQDGRRGEDVFKYFNNFGGARVDELDVVICDEAHRLRGQSPNVPDHRRYQIRGQIHQIIDAAKVPVFLLDDHQVVRPREIGSPTDVLEVARAMGCQVVEVDLDGQFRCGGSPLFDQWVLRLLGLTGQAPVPWSELVADTDDEYVVESVAAPHGLEAWLRARIRDTGASARIAAGFCWKWSDPVDHNGRLSLVQDVKIGGWHRPWNARQGVDVPGVPSASYWASDPRGFDQIGCIYTAQGFEYEWAGVILGPDLVIRDGRWVAQPDRTEDTALKGVPAPVFDRLVRNTYKVLLTRGMQGVCVYSVDPETNEFLRKHTV; this comes from the coding sequence TTGGTCCAGGGCTCCGCGCGTGACCTGTTACGCGACTACACCGAAGGAAAGCTGATCCGCGCGCTGGCGGCGCACGTGGGCGTTCGCAACCAGCCGGACGAGGTGCACGGCCAGTTCGGCGCGTGGCAGAGAAGTGTTCCGGTATTGCTGGAACTGCTCGGCGACTGCGGCCTGGCCGACCTCCAGGTCATCCTCGAATACCAGCTCCCGTACAGCCCCAAGCGGGTCGACGCGGTGCTGTGCGGCGTCCACCCGGACACCGGCTCACCGTCCTACGTACTGGTCGAACTCAAGCAGTGGACGAACGCCGAGGTCGTCGGACATGGACTGGTCCGCTACAACGGGCAGAAGGGGCAGCCGGTCCTGCACCCGGCCGAGCAGGTCCGCCAGTACTGCCGGCACCTGCTGGGTTTCGTGCCGATGCTGGCCCGGACGCCGTCGTGCGTGAAAGGCCTGGCGTACCTGCACAACGCCCACCGCAGTGCCGACTGGCCGCTGGACCGCTACGACCACGACGACTACAGCCAGCTCTACACGGCTGATCAACTCGGGGATCTGGCCACCGATCTTACCTCGCTGCTCGCGGTCGCCGACGACGCCGCGGAACGGTTGACCCGAGCCCGGCGGACGCCGGCCCACTCGCTGCTGACCGCAGCCGCCGGTTCTGTCTCGGCGCGCACCGACTTCGTGCTGCTCGATCAACAGCAGGTGGCCTTCAAAGCGGTTCAGGGAGCTGTTGCCGAGGCTGTCGGGAATCACCGCGCGTGGAAGAAGGTCATCCTGGTCAGAGGTGGTCCGGGCACCGGCAAGAGCGCCATCGCCTTGAACCTCTATTCGGCCATGGCGGGTAGCCGGATCAAGGTGATCCACGCTACCGGTTCGAAAGCCCTGACCGAGACCCTCCGCCAAGCCGTCTTCGGCCAGGACGGACGGCGGGGAGAGGACGTCTTCAAGTACTTCAACAATTTCGGCGGCGCACGGGTGGACGAACTGGACGTCGTGATCTGCGACGAAGCCCACCGACTTCGCGGACAAAGCCCCAACGTGCCCGATCACCGGCGCTATCAAATACGCGGCCAGATCCACCAGATCATCGACGCGGCGAAGGTCCCGGTCTTCCTCCTGGACGACCACCAGGTGGTGCGGCCGCGCGAGATCGGCTCGCCGACCGACGTCCTGGAGGTCGCGCGGGCCATGGGCTGCCAGGTCGTGGAGGTGGATCTCGACGGTCAGTTCAGGTGCGGTGGATCGCCGCTGTTCGACCAGTGGGTGCTGCGCCTGCTCGGCCTGACCGGGCAGGCACCGGTCCCGTGGTCGGAACTGGTCGCGGACACCGACGACGAGTACGTGGTCGAGTCGGTGGCGGCCCCGCACGGGCTCGAGGCGTGGTTGCGCGCCCGGATCAGGGACACCGGGGCGAGCGCCCGGATCGCGGCCGGCTTCTGCTGGAAGTGGTCCGACCCGGTGGACCACAACGGACGGCTCAGCCTCGTCCAGGACGTCAAGATCGGCGGGTGGCACCGACCGTGGAACGCCCGGCAGGGCGTGGACGTCCCCGGTGTGCCCTCCGCGTCCTACTGGGCTTCGGACCCGCGGGGCTTCGACCAGATCGGCTGCATCTACACGGCCCAGGGCTTCGAGTACGAGTGGGCCGGGGTGATCCTCGGCCCGGATCTGGTGATCCGGGACGGCCGCTGGGTGGCCCAGCCGGACCGGACCGAGGACACCGCCCTGAAGGGCGTGCCCGCGCCGGTGTTCGACCGGCTGGTCCGCAACACGTACAAGGTGTTGCTGACCCGCGGGATGCAAGGGGTGTGCGTCTACTCGGTGGACCCGGAAACGAACGAGTTCCTTCGCAAGCACACTGTCTGA
- a CDS encoding PH domain-containing protein: MAVEFRPKRIRTVSVVSAVFLVVVFSVVGWLLTDTPTGVIFRTSDQVAMVVLGVLLASGVLLLARPRVRADETGVEVRNVVTVRRFEWSDVLHVSFPDGASWARLELPDDEYVSIMAIQAVDRDHAVAAVRALRELHRAATG, from the coding sequence ATGGCCGTCGAATTCCGCCCCAAGCGCATCCGCACCGTGTCGGTGGTCAGCGCGGTGTTCCTGGTCGTGGTGTTCTCCGTGGTCGGCTGGCTGCTGACGGACACGCCGACCGGCGTGATCTTCCGGACGTCGGACCAGGTCGCGATGGTCGTGCTGGGCGTGCTGCTGGCGTCCGGCGTGCTGCTGCTGGCCCGCCCGCGCGTGCGCGCCGACGAGACCGGCGTCGAGGTCCGCAACGTCGTCACGGTCCGCCGTTTCGAGTGGTCCGACGTGCTGCACGTGTCGTTCCCGGACGGCGCGTCCTGGGCCCGGCTGGAACTGCCGGACGACGAGTACGTCTCGATCATGGCGATCCAAGCCGTCGACCGGGACCACGCGGTCGCCGCGGTCCGCGCCCTGCGCGAACTGCACCGCGCCGCCACGGGCTGA
- the ribH gene encoding 6,7-dimethyl-8-ribityllumazine synthase → MSGEGRPESSVPDATGVRLAVVATRWHEKITGQLVERAVAAATEAGVPAPTVVRVAGAIELPVVVQQLARTHDAVVALGVVIRGGTPHFEYVCDAVTAGLTRIALDESTPVGNGVLTCDTEEQALARAGFHDSVEDKGHEAVAAALDAALVLRALRTAS, encoded by the coding sequence ATGAGCGGCGAAGGTCGGCCCGAGTCGTCGGTGCCGGACGCGACCGGTGTCCGGTTGGCCGTGGTGGCCACCCGGTGGCACGAGAAGATCACCGGGCAGCTGGTGGAGCGCGCGGTCGCCGCGGCGACCGAGGCCGGGGTGCCCGCGCCGACGGTGGTGCGGGTGGCCGGCGCGATCGAGCTGCCGGTGGTGGTCCAGCAACTGGCCCGCACGCACGACGCGGTCGTGGCGCTCGGCGTCGTGATCCGCGGCGGGACACCGCACTTCGAGTACGTCTGCGACGCGGTGACGGCCGGCCTGACCCGCATCGCGCTGGACGAGTCGACGCCGGTCGGCAACGGCGTGCTCACCTGCGACACCGAGGAGCAGGCGCTGGCCCGTGCCGGGTTCCACGACTCGGTGGAGGACAAGGGCCACGAGGCGGTGGCGGCGGCGTTGGACGCGGCGCTGGTGCTGCGGGCGCTGCGGACCGCGTCGTGA
- a CDS encoding bifunctional 3,4-dihydroxy-2-butanone-4-phosphate synthase/GTP cyclohydrolase II, producing the protein MKDFADIERAIAAVAEGRAVVVVDDEDRENEGDLIFAAEKATPELLAFMVRYTSGYVCVALTEADCERLDLPPMYHTNQDQRGTAYTVTVDAREGVSTGISAADRAHTMRLLADPSSDAKDFSRPGHVVPLRARDGGVLRRPGHTEAAVDLARLAGLAPVGVLCEIVSQKDEGDMARRDELEVFAADHDLVLITIADLIAYRRRVETQVERVAQARIPTAHGAFTAVGYDSKLDGIEHVALVYGDLGDGEDVLVRVHSECLTGDVFGSLRCDCGPQLDAALEAVAAQGRGVVLYMRGHEGRGIGLMHKLQAYQLQDNGADTVDANLVQGLPADARDYGTGAQILCELGIKSMRLLTNNPAKRVGLEGYGLRVIDRVPLPISPNPENLRYLRTKRDRMGHELHQLEQYEALSQGGAIVSTEGVE; encoded by the coding sequence GTGAAGGACTTCGCCGACATCGAGCGGGCCATCGCGGCCGTCGCGGAGGGCCGCGCGGTCGTCGTCGTGGACGACGAGGACCGCGAGAACGAGGGCGACCTGATCTTCGCCGCCGAGAAGGCCACGCCGGAACTGCTGGCGTTCATGGTCCGCTACACGTCCGGGTACGTGTGCGTGGCGCTCACCGAGGCCGACTGCGAACGGCTCGACCTGCCGCCGATGTACCACACCAACCAGGACCAGCGCGGCACCGCCTACACGGTGACCGTGGACGCCCGCGAGGGCGTGTCGACCGGCATCTCCGCCGCCGACCGCGCGCACACCATGCGGCTGCTGGCCGATCCGTCGTCGGACGCCAAGGACTTCAGCCGGCCCGGCCACGTGGTGCCGCTGCGCGCCCGCGACGGCGGCGTGCTGCGCCGGCCCGGCCACACCGAGGCCGCGGTGGACCTGGCCCGGCTGGCCGGTCTCGCGCCGGTCGGCGTGCTCTGCGAGATCGTGTCGCAGAAGGACGAGGGCGACATGGCGCGGCGCGACGAGCTGGAGGTCTTCGCCGCCGACCACGACCTGGTGCTGATCACCATCGCCGACCTGATCGCCTACCGGCGGCGGGTGGAGACCCAGGTGGAACGGGTCGCGCAGGCGCGCATCCCGACCGCGCACGGCGCGTTCACCGCGGTCGGCTACGACTCCAAGCTGGACGGCATCGAGCACGTCGCGCTGGTCTACGGCGACCTCGGCGACGGCGAGGACGTGCTGGTCCGGGTGCACTCCGAGTGCCTGACCGGCGACGTGTTCGGGTCGCTGCGCTGCGACTGCGGGCCGCAGCTGGACGCGGCGCTGGAGGCCGTGGCGGCGCAGGGGCGCGGCGTCGTGCTCTACATGCGCGGGCACGAGGGCCGCGGCATCGGCCTGATGCACAAGCTGCAGGCGTACCAGTTGCAGGACAACGGCGCGGACACCGTGGACGCGAACCTCGTGCAGGGCCTGCCGGCCGACGCGCGCGACTACGGGACCGGCGCGCAGATCCTGTGCGAGCTGGGCATCAAGTCCATGCGGCTGCTGACCAACAACCCGGCCAAGCGGGTCGGGCTGGAGGGCTACGGCCTGCGGGTGATCGACCGCGTGCCGCTGCCCATCTCGCCGAACCCGGAGAACCTGCGGTACCTGCGCACCAAGCGCGACCGGATGGGGCACGAGCTGCACCAGCTCGAGCAGTACGAGGCCCTGAGCCAGGGCGGCGCGATCGTCAGCACGGAGGGTGTGGAATGA
- a CDS encoding riboflavin synthase: protein MFTGIVEELGEVVAVTDLPDAARVTIAGPLVTGDAKHGDSIAVNGVCLTVVDVVGGAFTADVMRETLLRSSLAKVAAGDRVNLERAAALGQRLGGHIVQGHVDGTGTVLAREKAQHWEVVHVGLPRDLARYVVEKGSITVDGVSLTVVSVADDRFSVSLIPTTLELTTLGRRSPGDPVNLEVDVLAKYVERLTAPHLAGKPEETR from the coding sequence GTGTTCACCGGGATCGTCGAAGAGTTGGGTGAGGTCGTCGCGGTGACCGACCTGCCGGACGCGGCGCGGGTCACCATCGCGGGTCCGCTGGTGACCGGTGACGCGAAGCACGGCGACTCGATCGCGGTGAACGGCGTGTGCCTCACCGTCGTGGACGTGGTCGGCGGGGCGTTCACCGCGGACGTGATGCGGGAGACGCTGCTGCGCAGCAGCCTCGCCAAGGTCGCCGCGGGCGACCGGGTGAACCTGGAGCGCGCGGCGGCCCTCGGGCAGCGGCTGGGCGGCCACATCGTGCAGGGCCACGTGGACGGCACCGGCACCGTGCTGGCCCGGGAGAAGGCCCAGCACTGGGAGGTCGTGCACGTCGGCCTGCCCCGGGACCTGGCCCGGTACGTGGTGGAGAAGGGCTCGATCACCGTGGACGGCGTCTCGCTGACCGTGGTGTCGGTGGCCGACGACAGGTTCAGCGTGAGCCTGATCCCGACCACCCTGGAACTGACCACGCTGGGCCGGCGGAGTCCCGGCGACCCGGTCAACCTTGAGGTGGACGTGCTGGCCAAGTACGTCGAACGGCTGACCGCACCCCACCTCGCGGGCAAGCCTGAGGAGACCCGGTGA
- the ribD gene encoding bifunctional diaminohydroxyphosphoribosylaminopyrimidine deaminase/5-amino-6-(5-phosphoribosylamino)uracil reductase RibD produces MALAVEAGTRAHGTTSPNPPVGAVVLDPSGALVGTGYTQPPGGAHAEIGALAEAGDRARGGTAVVTLEPCAHHGRTPPCTSALVDAGVARVVFANADPNPKAAGGADVLRAAGVEVVHLPTHVEALRAWLHFARTGRPHVTWKYAATLDGRVAAADGTSRWISSPESRAEVHALRTTIDAIVVGTGTVRADDPRLTARGTDVTRQPLRVVVGTSDLPPGAHVLDGEAETLHVRTHDPDAVLAELGARGAVDVLVEGGPTLAGAFARAGRIDRVLAYLAPKLLGDGPTALRDAGVSTITDAVGLVVEQVSMCGPDVRISAVPASGR; encoded by the coding sequence ATGGCCCTGGCCGTCGAGGCGGGCACGCGGGCGCACGGCACCACCAGCCCGAACCCGCCGGTCGGCGCGGTCGTGCTGGACCCCTCCGGCGCGCTCGTGGGCACCGGGTACACGCAGCCGCCCGGCGGGGCGCACGCCGAGATCGGCGCGCTGGCCGAAGCCGGTGACCGGGCCCGCGGCGGCACCGCCGTGGTCACCCTCGAACCGTGCGCGCACCACGGCCGCACCCCGCCGTGCACGTCCGCGCTGGTCGACGCCGGGGTCGCCCGCGTGGTGTTCGCCAACGCCGACCCCAACCCGAAGGCCGCCGGGGGAGCCGACGTGCTGCGCGCCGCCGGCGTCGAGGTCGTGCACCTGCCGACGCACGTCGAGGCGCTGCGCGCGTGGCTGCACTTCGCCCGCACCGGCCGGCCGCACGTGACCTGGAAGTACGCCGCCACCCTGGACGGCCGGGTGGCCGCCGCGGACGGCACCAGCCGGTGGATCAGCTCGCCCGAGTCCCGGGCCGAGGTGCACGCGCTGCGCACCACCATCGACGCGATCGTGGTCGGCACCGGCACGGTCCGCGCCGACGACCCCCGGCTCACCGCGCGGGGAACAGACGTGACCCGGCAGCCGTTGCGGGTGGTCGTGGGGACCAGCGACCTGCCGCCCGGCGCGCACGTCCTGGACGGCGAGGCGGAGACGCTGCACGTCCGGACGCACGACCCGGACGCGGTCCTGGCCGAACTCGGCGCGCGGGGAGCGGTGGACGTGCTCGTGGAGGGCGGGCCTACGCTGGCGGGTGCCTTCGCGCGCGCCGGCCGGATCGACCGGGTCCTGGCCTACCTCGCGCCGAAGCTGCTGGGGGACGGGCCGACCGCTCTGCGGGACGCGGGGGTGTCGACCATCACCGACGCTGTGGGATTGGTCGTTGAGCAGGTCAGTATGTGCGGGCCGGACGTGCGGATCTCCGCCGTGCCGGCCTCGGGGCGGTAG
- the rpe gene encoding ribulose-phosphate 3-epimerase, which translates to MIAPSILSADFARLADEAAAVAGADWLHVDVMDAHFVPNLTLGLPVVKSLLGATDIPLDCHLMIDDPDRWAIGYAEAGAYNVTVHVEAAADPVRLAKDLRAAGAKAGLSLKPGTPIEPYTEVLKHYDTLLVMSVEPGFGGQKFMADVLDKVRTARRLVDTGHLTLVVEIDGGINADTIEQAAEAGVDCFVAGSAVYDAADPGQAVERLRAQAARHRP; encoded by the coding sequence ATGATCGCCCCGAGCATCCTGTCCGCCGACTTCGCCCGACTCGCCGACGAGGCCGCCGCCGTCGCCGGCGCGGACTGGCTGCACGTGGACGTCATGGACGCGCACTTCGTGCCCAACCTGACGCTCGGCCTGCCGGTGGTGAAGTCGCTGCTGGGTGCCACGGACATCCCGCTGGACTGCCACCTGATGATCGACGACCCGGACCGCTGGGCGATCGGGTACGCCGAGGCCGGCGCGTACAACGTGACCGTGCACGTCGAAGCCGCCGCCGACCCCGTGCGACTCGCGAAGGACCTGCGCGCGGCCGGCGCGAAGGCCGGTCTGTCGCTCAAGCCCGGCACGCCGATCGAGCCGTACACCGAAGTCCTCAAGCACTACGACACGCTGCTCGTGATGTCGGTCGAGCCCGGTTTCGGCGGCCAGAAGTTCATGGCCGACGTCCTGGACAAGGTCCGCACCGCCCGCCGCCTGGTCGACACCGGCCACCTGACCCTGGTCGTGGAGATCGACGGCGGGATCAACGCCGACACCATCGAGCAGGCCGCCGAGGCCGGGGTGGACTGCTTCGTGGCCGGGTCCGCCGTCTACGACGCCGCCGACCCGGGCCAGGCGGTCGAACGGCTGCGCGCGCAGGCCGCCCGGCACCGCCCGTGA
- a CDS encoding SDR family NAD(P)-dependent oxidoreductase, which translates to MTGACATPGAAVVEALGRRGALVAAVDGDGARLADLVERLQGTGLRIVGRQIDVTSGAAVDALVDQVEREFGPIDALVTTAGELRPGPALTVSDADWAHCFAVNADGVFHASRAVAARMVERRHGTIVMVAAHPVAVPRTSMAAYAASRAAAVTYTEHLAVEIAARGVHCAVVAPDDPRRVVDEVCFLLADTVPGSAVPA; encoded by the coding sequence GTGACGGGCGCGTGCGCGACGCCGGGCGCGGCGGTCGTGGAGGCGTTGGGCCGGCGGGGCGCGCTGGTCGCCGCCGTGGACGGCGACGGGGCGCGGCTGGCCGACCTGGTCGAGCGGTTGCAGGGCACCGGCCTGCGGATCGTGGGCCGGCAGATCGACGTGACCTCCGGCGCGGCGGTGGACGCGCTGGTCGACCAGGTGGAACGCGAGTTCGGGCCGATCGACGCGCTGGTCACCACGGCCGGCGAGCTGCGGCCGGGCCCGGCGCTGACGGTCTCCGACGCGGACTGGGCGCACTGCTTCGCGGTGAACGCGGACGGGGTGTTCCACGCCTCGCGCGCGGTCGCCGCGCGGATGGTGGAGCGCCGGCACGGCACGATCGTCATGGTCGCCGCGCACCCGGTCGCGGTGCCGCGCACGAGCATGGCCGCCTACGCGGCGTCCCGGGCCGCCGCCGTCACCTACACCGAGCACCTGGCGGTCGAGATCGCGGCGCGCGGCGTGCACTGCGCGGTGGTCGCGCCGGACGACCCGCGCCGGGTGGTGGACGAGGTGTGCTTCCTGCTCGCCGACACCGTCCCCGGCAGCGCCGTACCCGCGTGA